Proteins found in one Oryza glaberrima chromosome 4, OglaRS2, whole genome shotgun sequence genomic segment:
- the LOC127771372 gene encoding uncharacterized protein LOC127771372 isoform X2: MHGCALHPAAYRRIFHNPRSTRSHGLVAAASPPLHQPAAACGETHRIIQMHALFAVARDTAFSSSPAADERLPNEHPGGHLWNQSVLSREEEHGSNDDSFRESLVSLLDNTRDYVMAPEVFEGVPVACDYLKGMDSDGMAASAVAAYSLDNNGQHAGVSSIEHGIASSPLLAYQLGKNSAVVQRSIQQQEVGSPMAAFLQQLIPTSVLDHSGIGFGGVCLDGSALEASFCMRTSPDVSSFSGHRSATAEELMSTDTREQEITRLARSCSSSGSDRNKKKLSEVRGGGKAKKFKSETSHSTSSPKHQSPKVKLGEKITALQQIVSPFGKTDTASVLLETITYIKFLHEQIQLFSQPYMTNSTNKGHIHWGGEGKRKAGLEHDLRGRGLCLVPVSWTSQEYCDSILPECWAPAYRNYFYR, from the exons ATGCACGGGTGTGCACTGCACCCAGCTGCATATCGTCGTATATTTCATAACCCGAGAAGCACCCGGAGCCACGGGCTGGTCGCTGCAGCTTCTCCTCCACTTCACCAACCAGCCGCGGCGTGCGGGGAAACTCATCGGATCATACAGATGCATGCACTCTTTGCCGTCGCCCGTGACACAGCCTTctcatcgtcgccggcggccgacgAGCGCCTCCCCAACGAGCACCCAGGCGGTCACCTCTGGAACCAGAGCGTCCT TAGCAGGGAAGAAGAGCATGGGAGCAACGACGACAGCTTCAGGGAGAGCCTCGTTTCTTTGCTTGACAACACGAGAGACTACGTGATGGCTCCCGAAGTGTTCGAGGGCGTCCCCGTGGCATGCGACTACCTCAAGGGGATGGACAGCGACGGCATGGCCGCATCAGCTGTCGCCGCCTATAGCCTGGACAACAACGGCCAGCACGCTGGTGTTAGTTCAATCGAGCATGGCATCGCTAGCTCGCCGCTGCTGGCGTACCAGCTGGGGAAGAACAGCGCTGTGGTGCAACGGAGCATCCAGCAGCAGGAGGTTGGATCTCCCATGGCCGCATTTCTGCAGCAACTGATTCCCACTAGTGTTCTCGATCACTCTGGTATAGGGTTTGGGGGAGTTTGTCTGGACGGCTCAGCACTGGAGGCTTCGTTTTGCATGAGAACTTCTCCGGACGTCAGCTCTTTCAGTGGCCACAGGTCAGCAACCGCAGAAGAATTGATGTCTACAGACACAAGGGAGCAAGAAATTACACGGCTG GCAAGATCTTGTAGTAGCAGTGGAAGTGATCGTAACAAGAAGAAACTATCAGAGGTaagaggaggaggcaaagcGAAGAAGTTCAAGTCAGAGACTTCACATAGTACATCTTCTCCCAAG CATCAATCACCCAAAGTGAAGCTGGGGGAGAAGATCACGGCTTTACAGCAGATTGTGTCACCTTTCGGGAAG ACGGATACAGCGTCTGTTCTGTTGGAAACCATAACCTACATCAAATTTCTTCATGAACAAATACAG TTATTCAGCCAACCGTATATGACAAACAGCACAAACAAG GGTCATATTCActggggaggggaagggaagaggAAGGCAGGTCTGGAGCATGATTTGAGGGGCAGAGGGCTTTGCTTGGTCCCTGTTTCCTGGACCTCTCAAGAATACTGTGATAGCATCCTGCCGGAGTGCTGGGCTCCGGCGTACAGGAACTACTTTTACCGATGA
- the LOC127769712 gene encoding amino acid transporter AVT3B-like, with translation MGLHKEASSSSSRLDAAPLLPHHGHGGGGAGHHLSSQPKTFANVFIAVVGSGVLGLPYTFSRTGWVAGSVLLLAVAALTFHCMMLLVACRRRLAYDHPKIASFGDLGAAVCGPAGRHVVDAMLVLSQASFCVGYLIFISNTMAHLYPVGDSSPSSPLLTAKAIFIWVMLPFQLGLNSIKTLTLLAPLSIFADVVDLGAMGVVLGQDVSTWLANKPPVFASAGPTEILYGLGVAVYAFEGIGMVLPLEAEAADKRKFGGTLALSMAFIAVMYGLFGAMGYLAFGAATRDIITTNLGTGWLSVAVQLGLCINLFFTMPVMMNPVYEVAERLLCRKRYAWWLRWLLVMVVGLMAMLVPNFADFLSLVGSSVCVLLGFVLPAAFHLKVFGAEVGWPGLAGDVAVIVVGTALAVSGTWTSLAQIFGSSDV, from the coding sequence ATGGGGCTCCACAAGgaggcgagctcgtcgtcgtcgcggctcgacgcggcgccgctgctgccgcaccacggccacggcggcggcggcgcggggcacCACCTGTCGTCGCAGCCCAAGACGTTCGCCAACGTGTTCATCGCGGTGGTCGGGTCGGGCGTGCTGGGGCTCCCCTACACCTTCTCCCGCACCGGCTGGGTGGCCGGGTcggtcctcctcctcgccgtggcCGCGCTCACCTTCCACTGCATGATGCTGctcgtcgcctgccgccgccgcctcgcctacGACCACCCCAAGATCGCCTCCTTCGGGGATCTGGGCGCCGCCGTGTGCGGCCCCGCGGGGCGGCACGTCGTTGACGCCATGCTCGTGCTCAGCCAGGCCAGCTTCTGCGTCGGCTACCTCATCTTCATCTCCAACACCATGGCGCACCTTTACCCGGTTGGGGATTCGTCGCCCTCGTCGCCGCTCCTCACCGCCAAGGCGATCTTCATCTGGGTCATGCTGCCGTTCCAGCTGGGGCTTAACTCCATCAAGACGCTGACGCTCCTCGCGCCGCTCAGCATcttcgccgacgtcgtcgaTCTCGGCGCCATGGGCGTTGTCCTCGGCCAGGACGTGTCCACCTGGCTCGCCAACAAGCCCCCCGTGTTCGCCTCCGCCGGACCCACGGAGATCCTCTAcggcctcggcgtcgccgtctATGCCTTCGAGGGCATCGGCATGGTCCTCCCGCTGGAGGCCGAGGCCGCCGACAAGCGCAAGTTCGGCGGCACGCTCGCGCTGTCCATGGCGTTCATCGCCGTCATGTACGGGCTGTTCGGCGCCATGGGTTACCTCGCGTTCGGCGCGGCCACGCGGGACATCATCACCACCAACCTCGGCACCGGGTGGCTGTCCGTCGCCGTGCAGCTGGGTCTCTGCATCAACCTCTTCTTCACCATGCCGGTGATGATGAACCCGGTCTACGAGGTCGCCGAGCGGCTGCTCTGCCGCAAGCGCTACGCCTGGTGGCTGCGCTGGCTCCTCGTCATGGTCGTCGGGCTCATGGCCATGCTCGTGCCCAACTTCGCCGACTTCCTCTCCCTCGTCGGGAGCAGCGTCTGCGTCCTGCTCGGGTTCGTGCTGCCGGCGGCGTTCCACCTCAAGGTGTTCGGCGCTGAGGTCGGGTGGCccgggctcgccggcgacgtcgccgtcatcgtcgtcgggACCGCGCTTGCGGTGTCCGGGACATGGACATCGCTCGCACAAATCTTCGGTTCTTCCGATGTGTAA
- the LOC127771372 gene encoding uncharacterized protein LOC127771372 isoform X1 translates to MHGCALHPAAYRRIFHNPRSTRSHGLVAAASPPLHQPAAACGETHRIIQMHALFAVARDTAFSSSPAADERLPNEHPGGHLWNQSVLQTRRAMHVFSSREEEHGSNDDSFRESLVSLLDNTRDYVMAPEVFEGVPVACDYLKGMDSDGMAASAVAAYSLDNNGQHAGVSSIEHGIASSPLLAYQLGKNSAVVQRSIQQQEVGSPMAAFLQQLIPTSVLDHSGIGFGGVCLDGSALEASFCMRTSPDVSSFSGHRSATAEELMSTDTREQEITRLARSCSSSGSDRNKKKLSEVRGGGKAKKFKSETSHSTSSPKHQSPKVKLGEKITALQQIVSPFGKTDTASVLLETITYIKFLHEQIQLFSQPYMTNSTNKGHIHWGGEGKRKAGLEHDLRGRGLCLVPVSWTSQEYCDSILPECWAPAYRNYFYR, encoded by the exons ATGCACGGGTGTGCACTGCACCCAGCTGCATATCGTCGTATATTTCATAACCCGAGAAGCACCCGGAGCCACGGGCTGGTCGCTGCAGCTTCTCCTCCACTTCACCAACCAGCCGCGGCGTGCGGGGAAACTCATCGGATCATACAGATGCATGCACTCTTTGCCGTCGCCCGTGACACAGCCTTctcatcgtcgccggcggccgacgAGCGCCTCCCCAACGAGCACCCAGGCGGTCACCTCTGGAACCAGAGCGTCCT TCAGACGAGACGTGCAATGCATGTTTTCAGTAGCAGGGAAGAAGAGCATGGGAGCAACGACGACAGCTTCAGGGAGAGCCTCGTTTCTTTGCTTGACAACACGAGAGACTACGTGATGGCTCCCGAAGTGTTCGAGGGCGTCCCCGTGGCATGCGACTACCTCAAGGGGATGGACAGCGACGGCATGGCCGCATCAGCTGTCGCCGCCTATAGCCTGGACAACAACGGCCAGCACGCTGGTGTTAGTTCAATCGAGCATGGCATCGCTAGCTCGCCGCTGCTGGCGTACCAGCTGGGGAAGAACAGCGCTGTGGTGCAACGGAGCATCCAGCAGCAGGAGGTTGGATCTCCCATGGCCGCATTTCTGCAGCAACTGATTCCCACTAGTGTTCTCGATCACTCTGGTATAGGGTTTGGGGGAGTTTGTCTGGACGGCTCAGCACTGGAGGCTTCGTTTTGCATGAGAACTTCTCCGGACGTCAGCTCTTTCAGTGGCCACAGGTCAGCAACCGCAGAAGAATTGATGTCTACAGACACAAGGGAGCAAGAAATTACACGGCTG GCAAGATCTTGTAGTAGCAGTGGAAGTGATCGTAACAAGAAGAAACTATCAGAGGTaagaggaggaggcaaagcGAAGAAGTTCAAGTCAGAGACTTCACATAGTACATCTTCTCCCAAG CATCAATCACCCAAAGTGAAGCTGGGGGAGAAGATCACGGCTTTACAGCAGATTGTGTCACCTTTCGGGAAG ACGGATACAGCGTCTGTTCTGTTGGAAACCATAACCTACATCAAATTTCTTCATGAACAAATACAG TTATTCAGCCAACCGTATATGACAAACAGCACAAACAAG GGTCATATTCActggggaggggaagggaagaggAAGGCAGGTCTGGAGCATGATTTGAGGGGCAGAGGGCTTTGCTTGGTCCCTGTTTCCTGGACCTCTCAAGAATACTGTGATAGCATCCTGCCGGAGTGCTGGGCTCCGGCGTACAGGAACTACTTTTACCGATGA